Proteins co-encoded in one Kocuria flava genomic window:
- a CDS encoding aspartate carbamoyltransferase catalytic subunit produces the protein MRHLLSTKDLSYDAALTVLDTADQMAAVGQRAVKKLPALRGRTVVNLFLEDSTRTRISFETAAKRLSADVLNFSAKGSSVSKGESLKDTAQTLAAMSADAVVIRHSASGSPQQLAESGWIDAAVVNAGDGTHEHPTQALLDAMTLRQHRARTEGRESTRGLDLEGLHVAVVGDVLHSRVARSNLWLLTTLGARVTFVAPPTLLPVGVGQWPCEVVYSLDQALDPAPDAVMMLRVQRERMHAAFFPTPQEYAREWGLTPERLAALDAAGAPTAIMHPGPMNRGLEISSAAADSPRSTVLDQVRNGVSVRMSVLYLLLSGDDLDTPTDPVHAQER, from the coding sequence ATGAGGCACCTGCTCTCCACCAAGGACCTCTCCTACGACGCCGCGCTCACCGTGCTGGACACGGCCGACCAGATGGCCGCCGTGGGCCAGCGCGCCGTCAAGAAGCTGCCGGCCCTGCGCGGGCGCACGGTCGTGAACCTCTTCCTCGAGGACTCCACCCGCACCCGCATCTCCTTCGAGACGGCCGCCAAGCGGCTCTCGGCGGACGTGCTGAACTTCTCGGCCAAGGGCTCCTCGGTCTCCAAGGGCGAGTCCCTCAAGGACACCGCGCAGACGCTGGCCGCGATGAGCGCCGACGCCGTGGTGATCCGCCACTCCGCCTCCGGCTCCCCGCAGCAGCTGGCCGAGTCCGGCTGGATCGACGCCGCCGTGGTCAACGCCGGGGACGGCACCCACGAGCACCCGACCCAGGCGCTGCTCGACGCCATGACCCTGCGCCAGCACCGGGCCCGCACCGAGGGGCGGGAGAGCACCCGCGGCCTGGACCTCGAGGGCCTGCACGTGGCCGTCGTCGGCGACGTCCTCCACTCCCGGGTCGCCCGCTCGAACCTGTGGCTGCTCACCACCCTCGGCGCCCGCGTGACCTTCGTGGCCCCGCCCACCCTCCTGCCCGTGGGCGTGGGGCAGTGGCCGTGCGAGGTCGTCTACTCCCTGGACCAGGCGCTGGACCCGGCCCCCGACGCCGTGATGATGCTGCGGGTGCAGCGGGAGCGGATGCACGCCGCGTTCTTCCCCACCCCGCAGGAGTACGCCCGCGAGTGGGGCCTGACCCCGGAGCGCCTCGCGGCCCTCGACGCCGCCGGGGCGCCCACGGCGATCATGCACCCGGGCCCGATGAACCGGGGCCTGGAGATCTCCTCGGCCGCCGCGGACTCCCCGCGCTCCACCGTCCTGGACCAGGTCCGCAACGGCGTCTCCGTGCGCATGTCGGTGCTCTACCTGCTGCTCTCCGGCGACGACCTCGACACCCCCACCGACCCCGTACACGCCCAGGAGCGCTGA
- the pyrR gene encoding bifunctional pyr operon transcriptional regulator/uracil phosphoribosyltransferase PyrR yields the protein MTGDTSVPGTPAGPVSTRVILSAADIDRALTRIAHEILEANKGSEDLVLLGIPRRGYPLARRIAERIAATDPGFDPATGLGQLDVTMFRDDLRRNPARTPQPTRIPVAGLDGRTVVLVDDVLYSGRTVRAALDALVDLGRPRVVRLAVLVDRGHRELPIRADHVGKNLPTSSQEKVRVRLRETDPEPRPAEHADCVVIEAPAQAAGA from the coding sequence TTGACCGGCGACACCTCCGTGCCGGGCACCCCCGCGGGGCCCGTGAGCACGCGCGTCATCCTCTCGGCGGCCGACATCGACCGTGCGCTCACGCGCATCGCCCACGAGATCCTCGAGGCGAACAAGGGCAGCGAGGACCTCGTCCTGCTCGGCATCCCGCGCCGCGGCTACCCGCTGGCCCGCCGGATCGCCGAGCGCATCGCCGCCACCGACCCGGGCTTCGACCCGGCCACCGGCCTCGGCCAGCTCGACGTCACCATGTTCCGCGACGACCTGCGCCGCAACCCCGCCCGCACCCCGCAGCCCACGCGCATCCCCGTGGCCGGCCTCGACGGGCGCACCGTCGTGCTCGTCGACGACGTCCTGTACTCGGGCCGGACCGTGCGCGCGGCCCTCGACGCCCTCGTCGACCTCGGCCGCCCCCGCGTCGTGCGCCTGGCCGTGCTCGTGGACCGCGGGCACCGGGAGCTGCCGATCCGCGCCGACCACGTGGGCAAGAACCTGCCCACCTCCTCCCAGGAGAAGGTGCGGGTGCGCCTGAGGGAGACCGACCCCGAGCCCCGCCCGGCCGAGCACGCCGACTGCGTGGTCATCGAGGCCCCCGCCCAGGCGGCCGGCGCATGA
- the nusB gene encoding transcription antitermination factor NusB: protein MSARGKARRRAVEILFEAEQRGQDAREVMERRRLHSDALVSPYAEQLVHGVLMRRGEIDEYLETYSQGWTLERMPAVDRNVLRVGAWELLYNEEVPDAVAVAEAVSLARELCGDESPRFVNGLLGRLQQMKPTLLG from the coding sequence GTGAGCGCCCGGGGGAAGGCGCGCCGGCGCGCCGTCGAGATCCTGTTCGAGGCCGAGCAGCGCGGCCAGGACGCGCGCGAGGTCATGGAGCGCCGCCGCCTGCACAGCGACGCGCTGGTCTCGCCCTACGCCGAGCAGCTGGTGCACGGGGTGCTGATGCGCCGGGGCGAGATCGACGAGTACCTCGAGACGTACTCGCAGGGCTGGACCCTCGAGCGGATGCCCGCCGTGGACCGCAACGTGCTGCGCGTGGGCGCGTGGGAGCTGCTCTACAACGAGGAGGTCCCGGACGCGGTGGCCGTGGCCGAGGCCGTGTCCCTGGCCCGGGAGCTGTGCGGGGACGAGTCCCCGCGCTTCGTCAACGGCCTGCTGGGCCGGCTGCAGCAGATGAAGCCCACCCTGCTCGGCTGA
- the efp gene encoding elongation factor P: protein MATTNDIKNGTVLKLEGQLWNIIEFQHVKPGKGGAFVRTKMRNITSGKVVDKTFNAGAKVETATVDRSEYQYLYQDGADYVFMDNKTYDQITVPGEVVGDAAHFMLENQNVTVALHEGSPLYVELPPSVVLEITYTEPGLQGDRSTGGTKPATVETGYQIQVPLFLEQGTKVKVDTRTGDYLGRVNE from the coding sequence GTGGCTACCACCAACGACATCAAGAACGGCACCGTGCTCAAGCTCGAGGGCCAGCTGTGGAACATCATCGAGTTCCAGCACGTCAAGCCGGGCAAGGGCGGCGCCTTCGTGCGCACCAAGATGCGCAACATCACCTCCGGCAAGGTGGTCGACAAGACCTTCAACGCCGGAGCCAAGGTCGAGACCGCCACCGTGGACCGCAGCGAGTACCAGTACCTGTACCAGGACGGCGCCGACTACGTCTTCATGGACAACAAGACCTACGACCAGATCACCGTCCCCGGCGAGGTCGTCGGCGACGCCGCCCACTTCATGCTCGAGAACCAGAACGTGACGGTCGCCCTGCACGAGGGCTCGCCGCTGTACGTCGAGCTGCCGCCGTCCGTGGTGCTGGAGATCACCTACACCGAGCCCGGCCTGCAGGGCGACCGCTCCACGGGCGGCACCAAGCCGGCCACCGTGGAGACCGGCTACCAGATCCAGGTCCCGCTCTTCCTCGAGCAGGGCACGAAGGTCAAGGTCGACACCCGCACGGGCGACTACCTCGGCCGCGTCAACGAGTGA
- the aroB gene encoding 3-dehydroquinate synthase has translation MSEPTGTVTTIPVTGERPGEDYEVLVGHGLLGQLPRLLGERVQRVLVVHPRALRSTGDVVMEELRGRGYQAFTAEIPDAEEGKHVQVAAFCWQVLGQNDFTRSDAVVSVGGGAVSDVAGFVAATWLRGVRVVHVPTTLLGMVDAAVGGKTGINTAEGKNLVGAFHPPAGVLCDLDTLRTLPEHELLTGMAEVVKCGFIADERILELIEGDPQAVRDSQSGLVRELVERGVRVKAGIVSADLRESGRREMLNYGHTLGHAIEHNERYQWRHGAAVSVGMVFAAELARTAGTLADDVVERHRTVLGSLGLPTTYRWDQWPRLLEVMKRDKKTRGNLLRFVVLDAVARPRILEVPDPAILFATYQEIAEGAPR, from the coding sequence ATGAGCGAGCCCACCGGCACGGTCACGACCATCCCCGTCACGGGCGAGCGCCCCGGCGAGGACTACGAGGTGCTGGTCGGCCACGGCCTGCTCGGGCAGCTGCCCCGGCTGCTGGGCGAGCGCGTCCAGCGGGTGCTCGTGGTCCACCCGCGGGCCCTGCGCAGCACGGGCGACGTGGTGATGGAGGAGCTGCGCGGGCGCGGCTACCAGGCCTTCACCGCGGAGATCCCCGACGCCGAGGAGGGCAAGCACGTCCAGGTCGCCGCGTTCTGCTGGCAGGTGCTGGGGCAGAACGACTTCACCCGCTCCGACGCCGTGGTCTCCGTGGGCGGGGGCGCGGTCTCCGACGTCGCGGGCTTCGTGGCCGCCACCTGGCTGCGGGGCGTGCGCGTGGTGCACGTGCCCACGACCCTGCTCGGGATGGTCGACGCCGCCGTGGGCGGGAAGACCGGGATCAACACCGCCGAGGGCAAGAACCTCGTGGGGGCCTTCCACCCGCCCGCCGGCGTGCTGTGCGACCTCGACACCCTGCGGACCCTGCCCGAGCACGAGCTGCTCACCGGCATGGCCGAGGTCGTCAAGTGCGGCTTCATCGCCGACGAGCGGATCCTCGAGCTGATCGAGGGGGATCCGCAGGCCGTGCGCGACTCGCAGTCCGGGCTCGTGCGCGAGCTCGTGGAGCGCGGCGTGCGGGTGAAGGCCGGGATCGTCTCCGCCGACCTGCGCGAGTCCGGCCGCCGCGAGATGCTCAACTACGGCCACACCCTCGGGCACGCCATCGAGCACAACGAGCGCTACCAGTGGCGCCACGGCGCGGCCGTGTCCGTCGGGATGGTCTTCGCCGCCGAGCTCGCCCGCACCGCCGGCACCCTCGCCGACGACGTCGTCGAGCGCCACCGCACCGTCCTGGGCTCCCTGGGGCTGCCCACGACCTACCGGTGGGACCAGTGGCCTCGGCTGCTCGAGGTGATGAAGCGGGACAAGAAGACCCGCGGGAACCTCCTGCGCTTCGTGGTCCTCGACGCCGTGGCCCGCCCGCGGATCCTGGAGGTCCCCGACCCGGCGATCCTCTTCGCGACCTACCAGGAGATCGCCGAGGGCGCGCCCCGCTAG
- a CDS encoding shikimate kinase, protein MNAQFPAPAGTGAVPQRPVVLIGPMAAGKSFLALHMAKFYGYDFVDADQLIVSRHGVIAEIFARHGEKYFRDLEADTIAEVLRDPDHADAIFSVGGGAPMTPSVREALRHELVAYLEVDAATVLPRIRGSRSRPMLRPDPEQRWQELYEARRGCYEELADIVLDGTGDRPVAEIAAELHERITRLRTTPDTTQEVPS, encoded by the coding sequence GTGAACGCGCAGTTCCCCGCCCCCGCCGGCACGGGCGCCGTCCCGCAGCGGCCCGTGGTGCTCATCGGCCCCATGGCCGCCGGGAAGTCCTTCCTCGCCCTGCACATGGCCAAGTTCTACGGCTACGACTTCGTCGACGCCGACCAGCTGATCGTCTCGCGCCACGGCGTGATCGCCGAGATCTTCGCCCGGCACGGCGAGAAGTACTTCCGCGACCTCGAGGCCGACACCATCGCCGAGGTGCTGCGCGACCCCGACCACGCCGATGCGATCTTCTCCGTGGGCGGCGGCGCGCCCATGACCCCGTCCGTGCGCGAGGCGCTGCGCCACGAGCTCGTGGCCTACCTCGAGGTCGACGCCGCCACCGTGCTGCCGCGCATCCGCGGCAGCCGCAGCCGCCCCATGCTGCGCCCGGACCCCGAGCAGCGCTGGCAGGAGCTCTACGAGGCCCGCCGCGGCTGCTACGAGGAGCTCGCCGACATCGTCCTCGACGGCACCGGCGACCGCCCCGTCGCCGAGATCGCCGCCGAGCTGCACGAGCGGATCACCCGTCTGCGCACCACCCCCGACACGACCCAGGAGGTCCCCTCATGA
- the aroC gene encoding chorismate synthase, which yields MLRWLTAGESHGEALVGIIEGVPAGVGLTSQDVRDALARRRLGYGRGARMKFEQDEVRLLGGVRHGVTQGGPVAIEIANTEWPKWREVMSADPVEPAVLEGRARNAPLTRPRPGHADLTGMQKYGFAESRPVLERASARETATRVALGTVAAKLLEALGVHLVSHTTAVGGVAVPEDARLPLPGDVAALDADPLRCADPATSEAMVAAVDEAHKAGETLGGVVEVLAYGLPPGLGSYVHWDRRLDSRLAAALMGIQAIKGVEVGDGFRTAARPGSAAHDEIVRGTDGAVHRVSNRAGGIEGGMSIGGVLRVRAAMKPIATVPKALRTVDVATGEPARAHHQRSDVCAVPAAGVVAEAMVALVLAEAVTEKFGGDSLAEIVRNKDAYLAAVPALLASSGELAEDAGEEVPAAGDHMGDPLVAPAEQPGERP from the coding sequence ATGTTGCGTTGGCTCACGGCCGGCGAGTCCCACGGCGAGGCGCTCGTCGGCATCATCGAGGGCGTCCCGGCGGGGGTGGGCCTCACGAGCCAGGACGTGCGCGACGCGCTGGCCCGCCGCCGCCTCGGCTACGGCCGCGGGGCCCGGATGAAGTTCGAGCAGGACGAGGTGCGCCTGCTCGGCGGCGTGCGCCACGGCGTGACGCAGGGCGGGCCGGTCGCGATCGAGATCGCCAACACCGAGTGGCCGAAGTGGCGCGAGGTGATGTCCGCCGACCCGGTCGAGCCCGCCGTGCTCGAGGGCCGCGCCCGCAACGCCCCCCTGACCCGGCCCCGCCCCGGCCACGCCGACCTGACCGGGATGCAGAAGTACGGCTTCGCCGAGTCCCGCCCGGTGCTCGAGCGCGCCAGCGCCCGCGAGACCGCCACGCGCGTGGCCCTGGGCACCGTGGCCGCGAAGCTGCTCGAGGCCCTGGGCGTGCACCTGGTCTCGCACACCACGGCCGTGGGCGGCGTCGCCGTGCCCGAGGACGCCCGCCTGCCGCTGCCCGGCGACGTCGCCGCGCTCGACGCCGACCCGCTGCGCTGCGCCGACCCGGCGACCTCCGAGGCGATGGTCGCCGCCGTCGACGAGGCCCACAAGGCGGGGGAGACCCTCGGCGGCGTCGTCGAGGTCCTCGCCTACGGCCTGCCCCCGGGGCTGGGCTCCTACGTGCACTGGGACCGCCGGCTGGACTCCCGCCTGGCCGCCGCCCTCATGGGGATCCAGGCGATCAAGGGCGTCGAGGTCGGCGACGGGTTCCGCACCGCCGCCCGCCCCGGCTCCGCCGCCCACGACGAGATCGTGCGCGGGACCGACGGGGCCGTCCACCGCGTGAGCAACCGCGCCGGGGGCATCGAGGGCGGGATGTCGATCGGCGGCGTCCTGCGCGTGCGCGCGGCCATGAAGCCCATCGCCACCGTCCCGAAGGCGCTGCGCACCGTCGACGTCGCCACCGGCGAGCCCGCCCGCGCCCACCACCAGCGCTCCGACGTGTGCGCCGTGCCCGCGGCCGGCGTCGTGGCCGAGGCCATGGTCGCGCTCGTGCTCGCCGAGGCGGTCACCGAGAAGTTCGGCGGGGACTCCCTGGCCGAGATCGTGCGCAACAAGGACGCCTACCTCGCGGCCGTGCCCGCCCTGCTGGCCTCCTCCGGGGAGCTGGCCGAGGACGCCGGCGAGGAGGTGCCCGCGGCGGGCGACCACATGGGCGACCCCCTCGTGGCCCCCGCGGAGCAGCCGGGGGAGCGGCCGTGA
- a CDS encoding shikimate dehydrogenase: MQRERGPVRLSPGRAAVVGRPVGHSRSPDLHRAAYAVLGEEIAYDRQELAEEELPGWVAARRGDPAWRGLSVTMPLKAAAAACADELTELAAAVGVVNTLVLRPDGTVLGHNTDVAGIVGAVRAAGHVPAVPAVAVLGGGGTATAAVAAARELGARSADVFVRSSARAGGTAAAGSALGLPVRLRPWEEATGALAGYDVVVCTLPPHGADELAAALGRAAPATTGVLLDAAYDPWPSAIARAWSAAGGAVAPGLDMLIFQAVDQVRLFTGRSLGEPLPREQDVIAAMCTAVGRPIRVPPAVPRNRT, translated from the coding sequence GTGCAGCGAGAACGAGGGCCGGTGCGCCTGAGCCCCGGCCGCGCGGCCGTGGTCGGCCGGCCGGTCGGCCACTCCCGCTCGCCGGACCTGCACCGGGCCGCCTACGCGGTGCTCGGCGAGGAGATCGCCTACGACCGGCAGGAGCTGGCCGAGGAGGAGCTGCCCGGCTGGGTCGCCGCCCGCCGCGGCGACCCCGCCTGGCGCGGGCTGTCGGTGACGATGCCCCTGAAGGCGGCCGCGGCCGCGTGCGCCGACGAGCTGACGGAGCTGGCCGCCGCCGTCGGGGTGGTCAACACCCTCGTCCTGCGCCCCGACGGGACGGTCCTGGGGCACAACACGGACGTCGCCGGGATCGTCGGGGCCGTGCGCGCCGCCGGGCACGTCCCGGCCGTGCCCGCCGTCGCCGTCCTCGGCGGCGGCGGCACCGCCACGGCCGCCGTGGCCGCCGCCAGGGAGCTCGGGGCCCGGTCCGCCGACGTCTTCGTCCGCTCCTCCGCCCGCGCCGGGGGCACCGCCGCGGCCGGGAGCGCCCTCGGGCTGCCCGTGCGGCTGCGCCCGTGGGAGGAGGCGACGGGAGCCCTCGCCGGCTACGACGTCGTCGTGTGCACCCTGCCCCCGCACGGGGCCGACGAGCTGGCCGCCGCCCTCGGGCGGGCCGCGCCCGCGACGACCGGGGTGCTGCTCGACGCGGCCTACGACCCGTGGCCCTCGGCGATCGCCCGGGCCTGGTCGGCGGCCGGGGGAGCGGTGGCGCCCGGACTCGATATGCTGATCTTCCAGGCGGTCGACCAGGTCCGCCTGTTCACCGGCCGCAGCCTCGGCGAGCCCCTGCCCCGCGAGCAGGACGTGATCGCTGCGATGTGCACGGCGGTGGGACGGCCCATCCGCGTCCCCCCGGCCGTGCCCCGGAACCGCACCTGA
- the mltG gene encoding endolytic transglycosylase MltG, producing MSDDPYDQASPRRPEAPREAADGGSARLGSLLDAPAGHDAAPSGLRGAFEHEELTPEQVRRRQRRGRVSLTTAIALFSLAALITVSVLASTFGWFEVRDYRGDGKDPVTFSVPEGATTGQIAASLEQQGIVADAQTFVETYSEDHAQEFIQPGEYELRTEMSSEAVVTALMEEGEAVHYAAVAQTLRMSDVFPILSESTGIPVEEFEAYAEDTETFGIPDRFPTLEGWLHPGEYRFPLDVTAEEALRTMVDRTRGTLDANGITEEERIFEVLTIGSIIEFEVQPEHYDIVAGAIENRLENPEGETSGFIQSDASVTYGLGRKGYDFSEEERRDADNEYNTFANPGLPVGPIGSPGDAAIKAAADPVETDYYFWVTVDLDTGETKFADTYAEHLRNVEEYNQWCSENEGRCA from the coding sequence GTGAGCGACGACCCGTACGACCAGGCGTCCCCCCGCCGCCCCGAGGCGCCCCGGGAGGCCGCCGACGGCGGGTCCGCCCGGCTGGGCAGCCTGCTGGACGCCCCCGCCGGGCACGACGCGGCGCCCTCCGGGCTGCGCGGGGCCTTCGAGCACGAGGAGCTCACCCCCGAGCAGGTCCGCCGCCGGCAGCGGCGCGGCCGGGTGTCGCTGACCACCGCGATCGCCCTGTTCTCGCTGGCGGCCCTGATCACCGTCTCCGTGCTCGCCTCGACCTTCGGCTGGTTCGAGGTCCGCGACTACCGCGGCGACGGCAAGGACCCCGTGACCTTCTCCGTCCCCGAGGGCGCCACCACCGGGCAGATCGCCGCCTCCCTCGAGCAGCAGGGCATCGTCGCCGACGCCCAGACCTTCGTGGAGACCTACTCCGAGGACCACGCCCAGGAGTTCATCCAGCCCGGGGAGTACGAGCTGCGCACCGAGATGAGCTCCGAGGCCGTCGTCACCGCCCTGATGGAGGAGGGCGAGGCCGTCCACTACGCCGCCGTGGCCCAGACCCTGCGCATGAGCGACGTCTTCCCCATCCTCAGCGAGTCCACCGGCATCCCCGTCGAGGAGTTCGAGGCCTACGCCGAGGACACCGAGACCTTCGGGATCCCCGACCGCTTCCCCACCCTCGAGGGCTGGCTGCACCCGGGGGAGTACCGCTTCCCGCTGGACGTCACCGCCGAGGAGGCCCTGCGGACGATGGTCGACCGCACCCGCGGGACCCTCGACGCCAACGGCATCACCGAGGAGGAGCGGATCTTCGAGGTGCTCACCATCGGCTCGATCATCGAGTTCGAGGTCCAGCCGGAGCACTACGACATCGTCGCCGGGGCCATCGAGAACCGCCTGGAGAACCCCGAGGGCGAGACCTCCGGGTTCATCCAGTCCGACGCCTCCGTCACCTACGGCCTGGGCCGGAAGGGCTACGACTTCTCCGAGGAGGAGCGCCGGGACGCGGACAACGAGTACAACACCTTCGCCAACCCGGGCCTGCCCGTGGGCCCCATCGGCTCCCCGGGCGACGCCGCCATCAAGGCCGCCGCCGACCCCGTCGAGACGGACTACTACTTCTGGGTCACCGTCGACCTCGACACGGGGGAGACGAAGTTCGCCGACACCTACGCGGAGCACCTGCGCAACGTCGAGGAGTACAACCAGTGGTGCAGCGAGAACGAGGGCCGGTGCGCCTGA
- the ruvX gene encoding Holliday junction resolvase RuvX, whose translation MGVDVGAVRVGVALSDPDGILATPLTTLQRDLRKGFDVKLLAGLVQEHGAVAVYVGLPRSLDGGENASTAMARDWAAALVRRLRAKGRPVPVRLVDERLTTVDAHRALLEAGVSRREHMDKVDQVAAATILQSALDRTRATGTEPGTPAAGSASGTGPGGVPHNGEGPAAPAPGPHGHRPPGAAAAPSPDPGAPLTTTDPDGEHS comes from the coding sequence ATGGGCGTCGACGTCGGCGCCGTCCGCGTCGGGGTCGCCCTGTCCGACCCCGACGGGATCCTCGCGACCCCGCTGACGACCCTGCAGCGGGACCTGCGGAAGGGCTTCGACGTGAAGCTGCTCGCCGGGCTCGTCCAGGAGCACGGTGCGGTGGCCGTCTACGTCGGGCTGCCCCGCAGCCTCGACGGCGGCGAGAACGCCTCCACCGCGATGGCCCGCGACTGGGCGGCCGCGCTCGTGCGGCGGCTGCGGGCCAAGGGCCGCCCCGTGCCCGTGCGCCTGGTCGACGAGCGGCTGACCACCGTCGACGCCCACCGGGCGCTGCTGGAGGCCGGGGTCTCCCGGCGCGAGCACATGGACAAGGTCGACCAGGTCGCGGCCGCGACCATCCTCCAGAGCGCCCTCGACCGGACCCGGGCCACCGGCACGGAGCCCGGCACGCCCGCGGCCGGGTCCGCCTCCGGGACCGGGCCCGGGGGTGTCCCCCATAATGGGGAGGGCCCCGCCGCCCCCGCCCCGGGACCGCACGGGCACCGGCCGCCCGGCGCCGCCGCGGCGCCCTCCCCGGACCCGGGGGCCCCGTTGACGACCACCGATCCGGACGGAGAGCATTCGTGA